Genomic DNA from Chlorocebus sabaeus isolate Y175 chromosome 6, mChlSab1.0.hap1, whole genome shotgun sequence:
AGAAATGCGTCCTTTCAAGGGGCTTGTATGGCCTCTGGGCCCACGGCCTCTCTACCTCCTGCAAGAGGCACCAGGGAGCTCTCAAGGTAGGACTGTAAGGCTGCCCTACCACCCAGCACCCCAGCTCCCTATCCGGAGACGGGGTCTTCCAGACTCTTGTGTGGCCTCACCTTGCGCTTGACATCAAAGGGCAGCCTGATGAGCAGTGAGAGGTAGAAAGCCAGCTCCAAGAGGTACCACCAGTACAGGGATGGCTTCAGGGTCTGCAGCAGGGCAGGACAAGGTTAGCTGTGGGGAGCGAAGGCTCCACTCCCTTTGCTCAAAACCAGGATACTTGAATCCCAATGAATGAGCTCCCCATCCCTGGAGGTAATCAAGGGCAGTGGTTTGGTGGAAGCGCCTGCTTGGAGTTTCCTAGCCTCTCTCTATTCCCCAGAGGAATCAGAGAGAGTAGGACTCAGTGGGGAATGATGGTGGTGTCAGGGTTCGGGTCCCATGTCCATGGCTGCAGCAACTGTCATCACCCTGGCATCCAAGCGCTTGTGCGCGCGTACACCCACCCATCCCCCCCAAATCCCCACTCACCTGGTTTGGGTAATTTTCCCAGCACATTACTGGGGCCCACAGCCACGATTCCTGCACAGAAACGGCTGTTAGGCTGTGCGGAGGTGAGATTCCAGCTTCCCACCCTGGGTCTGTGGGCTCTTTGGGTGGTCTCATAGATGCTGCCTTCACCCAGCCCTGCTTTTTCCTGCCTCTCAATCTCCACTGGGGAGCTCATTCACTGCAGAACCCTAAACTTCTGGTGCATGGCAGATCCTAAGTACCTGTTGCGCGAATTCACCAGCACCTGGCCAAGCTCTCGCTCTCCTCAGCTGCACGTTTTCCTCTCTGGCTGCGCCCCTCATACACTCCCTCCCACCAGATCCGGGCCTGGGGCATAGGAGGCATTTCTGGGGCAGGCGAGCCGTCAGCCACACTCAGGTACACTCACGTGGTACAGGACCGAGAGACCACCCGCGAAGGAGGACAggtaaaaaagaaatctccagctGTGGATGGGGAGGGAGCTGTGAAAACAGGAGACACCCCCCTGCTGCCTTGCACCCCAGAAGTCGCATTCAGCCCCATCCTGGGTTTACCTGGCCTCACAGAACTTCTTGGTCAGCTGCGGTCGATCCTGCTTCCGGCGTCTCCGGAACCATCACTGGGTCTGCCGCAGTGTGAGGCTACACCGGGCGGCCAGGAGGGACAGCTGGGGCTGCGGCCgggggggtggtggtgatggggacaAGGGTCACAGAGGCCCTGTGGTGGCTTCCCTCATGTCCCCAGACAGGACTTGGCTCTGCCGTCGCCACTGCAGCCCCACATCTTGCCTACAAGGTGACCATGTCTATATGGAGAGGCAGTGTTGGGGGTCCCAGCGTGGGGGCCTGCAGAATACTTGGGCCTTCACAGAAGCAAATCCTGTTCATAGGGCAGGCAAGTCGCTGATGGGGATGGGATTAAGAGAGATGCTGGTGTGCATCCTCCTCTATCCCGAGCTAGGCTTCCTTGCGTCCCTCCAGAACGGTCAGTTCCCACCTCCAACCCAGGCAGGCAGTTGAGACCTTGCCCCAGCCTAAGCCCTACAGGAAGAGGGAAACTGACAAGTAGAGGGGGAGTCACGTGGCTTCTAACTCTGTGGAAACCGCCCTGTTGCCCCCAGGGCATGTGGTTTTCACCATTCCCCACCCCACTCGGGATGCATCCACGTCTCCACAGTGCAGAGCCTGTCCAGCGGGCAGCCACACCAGAGTCGGGAATAGAGGAAGGGTCACAGGGCTGTTTCTGTTACTCCATCTCCTACTAGCTCAGATCTTCCATTCCTCCCCCAAAATAGGAGAGCAAGCAACTTCTTTCACTGTCCTACGATCTGTCCATTGTGCGACTATGCCCACTGAGGCCCAGGGCGGCTGGGGGGGGCGGGACCCCATCTCCCAGGGAGGCTCTTAGGGGTGGGACTCCCAtctcccagggaggctgggaggggcgggGCTCCATGtgccagggaggctgggaggggcgggACCCCATCTCCCAGGGAGACTGGTAGGGATGGGGCTCCAtctcccagggaggctgggaggggcgggTCCTCATTTCCCAGGGAGGCTAGCGGGGCAGGGCTCATTTCCCAAGGAATCGGGGATGAAGAGTGTAAAGTGGGGGCATTGCGGGGATGCCTGAAGCCACCTTGGGGTCTCCTGCCTCAACAAATAAGCCACACACCACCCGCCGGCTCCACCCCAAGGGCAGTAGTGCCGGTCACAGGGCACTGGGGGGCTCTCACCTCCTTGGGCCTGTGCCCTTCTGTGAGGAAGTGTTTCTCCAGCGTGGCATTGGGCTTCACCTGCCTCCTGGTCTGATCCCTCACACCCAGCCACCGGCTCAGGGGCAGGCCAATGAATCTGGGTGCAAGGGAGACAAAGTGCACCAGCCCAGGTGAAGAGACGGGACTGCTTGTGTGTGCGGGGGCAGACATGCTGTCAGTGGGTAAACCAAGTCTTGGGCACAGCTGGCACATGGCAGGGTGTGTAAGACTTGGGGTCTGCTCCATCTGCTCAGAGGGTTTGGAGGCCCACAGTCAAAAAGGCTCGTGAGGCAGGAGTCGATTTTCCACTTATTCCTGGCCTCATCCCCTGGGGCCCTGGAGGGGTAGCCTGGCTGCTGCGTTAGACCAAACATAAGAGAGGCAGCTGGCTCAtgagaggtcagaagttcgagaccagtctaaccaatacggtgaaaccttgtctctactaaaaatacaaaatcatctgggtgtggtggtgtgtgcctgtaatcccagctacgtgggaggctgaggcaggagaattgcttgaacctggagggagaggttgcagtgagccaggatggtgtcactctactccagcctgggcgacagagcgagtctccatctcaaaaaaaaaaaaaaaaaaaaggcacttggACGTGTGATGTGTCTGCTGGGTGAGGGTGTGCAGACCAGCTCTTGGGGTAGACAGGTACCTTTGCCTCATCCCAAACCAGGGATAAGAGTCTCTTCACTGCCTGTCTCACTGTGGCCTGAACCCCTGCCAGGCTAGGGGCTCCCCATGGGCAGGGGCTGTTCCCGCTGCAAGCCCCTCCTCCCAGCATCCCCCATTCCAGGGTAAAGACTTGGAGATCAGGGACCCTGGTCAACACATTTCCCACAAGAGGGCGCGCCAGCACCACAGGTGGGGACCGAATTTTACATCCACCATGCATCCCAACATCATCCCTCATTTGGGGAAAGGCTCAGAGCAGCCTAGCAAAGAACTCATAGCAGACTAAATCATGATGCGGAGAGAAAGGGCAgatacttactgagcacttatCTGCTAAGTATGGGGCGAAGTCCATGTTATACACTGGCTCACCTAACCTTAACTTAGTCCCCATTGTCGTAATGGgcaaactgaggatcagagactTGCCCGAGGTGACACTGTGGGCAGGCGGAAGACCTGAAATTTGAACTCAggattctggtttttgttttaagaggcagggtcgtctcctggaggtggagggtgggaggatcgcttgaactcaggagttcaagaccagcctgggcaacatggtgagacctcgtctctactaaaaacacagaagttAGCTGGGTTGTgtcactcgcctgtaatcccagcacttcgggagaccaaggcaggcggatcacctgatgtcaggagtttgagaccagcctggccaacatggtgaaaccccgtgtctactaaaaatacaaaaattaggtgtggtggcacatgcctgtaatcccagttacttgtgaggctgaggtcagaatcccttgaacctgggaggcggagggtgcagtgaactgagatcgcgccactgccctccagccaagGTGAaagagctctgtctcaaaaagttagccaggcgtggtggcacatgcctgtattcccagctactggtggggctgaggtttttttttttttttgagatggagttttgctcttgttgcccaggttggagtgcagtggcatgaatgatctcggctcaatgcaacctctctcctgggttcaagcaatcctcctgcctcagcctcctgggtagctgggactacaggcgtgcaccaccacacccagctaatttttcgtacttttagtagagacagggtttcaccatgctggttggactggtctcgaactcctgaccttgtgatctgcctgcttcagcctcccaaagtgttgggattatagatgtgagccactgtacccagcctaatttttgtattttttttatttttgagatagagtctggctctgtcactcaggctggagtgcagtggctggatctcgactccctgcaagctctgcttcctgggtttacggcattctcctgcctcagcctcccgagtagttgggactacaggcgcccgccaccccgcccggctagttttttgtattttttagtagagacggggtttcaccgggttagcaaggatggtttcgatctcctgacctcgtgatccgcccgtctcggcctcccaaagtgctgggattacaggcttgagccaccgcacccggcctttttttttaagtaatgatggggtttcaccgtgttagccaggatcgtctcgatcttctgacctcgtgatctgcccatctcagcctcctaaagtgctgggattacagccttgagccaccgcgcctggcctgtattttttttttttttttttttttttttaaatagagacaaggtttcaccatgttgcccagtctggtcttgaactcctggactcaagtgatccacccaccttagcctaccAAATTGCTGACATTACGGGCATCAGCTACCACGTCTGGCctagattcaattttttttttcttaaagggctAAATCCCCTGCGTTTGAAACTGTAAAACCCTCCGCCCACCTCACTGTCCTTCACAGAGGCCCTGGGGTGCCTTTGGGATGAGATAACACCCCCAGCTCACAtttgccgtttttttttttttttttttttttttttttttttttttttttttttttaaataaggtggagtctccctctgttgcccaggctggagtatagtggcacgatcttggctcactgcaacctccgcctcccaggttcaggcgattctcctgtctcagcctcctgaggagttgggatgacaggtgtgcactcagctaatgtttgtatttttagcacggtccgggtttcaccatgttggccaggctggtcttgaactcctgacttgaagtgatccgcccacctcagcctctcaaagtgttgggattagaggtgtgagccatggtgcccggcctccTATCCCTGTTTTATGAAGATGCTGGCACACCCAGTCCCGAACTGCGGGCAGTGTTCCTATAAACCAGCAATCAGAGGCCAGAATTGTGGGTGGTGGGGGCAGGCTGGAGCTGGGAAAAGCACTTTGGCGCAAAGCCAGCTTCCACTCGGGACATGCTGCAATGGCAAATTGCACACAGGGCACGAGCACATACTGGCGTGACTGCGGGGGCAATGGGTTGCGGCAGGGCAGACACTCACCTCTCAAAGGCGAGGCGCATGGCCAGGAGGACCAGTGCCAGGGGCGGGGCTGCCAGCATgtcctgggggtgggggtagacACGGCCATCCCGGTCTTCCAGCTCTGCCCATGTGACATTGGGTGGTAACCAGAACCTGTGCTGCCAAAACCACTCGTTGAAACCGGACAGCATTCTGTGGACACAGGTTCCAGTTAGCTGGGAGGGCTGCAAGAAGAATGGGTGGGGCAAGTGGGGCCTGAGAGGCTGGAGCCTCGAAACTCCTAACTGGGCCGTTATCAGCGCAGCTGACCACCAGGAGGCGGGACCGGAAGATGGAACTCCCCTTGCCTGGGACTTTGGAACTATCCTGTGGCCCCAGAAGAGTGGGGCTTTAGCCACTACTCCATTCTCATCACCCTGGCCCTCACTTGCCTGGTCAGTGTTAAAGGCAGAGTTGGGCTGTGTGTCCTCAGGCAAATGACTTGACCCCTCAGAACCTCAAGTTCATCTGTAAAACACAggagtaggccgggcgcagttgctcacacctgtaatcccagcactttgggaggccaaggcaggtgactcacgaggccaggagttgaagaccagcctgaccaacgtggtgaaaccctatctctactaaaaatacaaaaatgagctgggcatggtggcacacgcctgtaatcccagctacttaggaggctgaggcaggagaagggcttgaacccaagaggcggaggttgcagtgagccaagatcgtgccattgcactccagcctgcgtgacagagcaagactctgtctcaaaaaaaaaaaaacaaaaaaaacttgagtCCTCAAATGTCCAGGAAGGTTTCTTTCCACTGCAGGAAGCTGCCTCTGAAGCAGCCCCCAAAGATGAAGGATTTAAAGAAATccagaggccgggtgtggtggctcactcccagcactttgggaggccgaggcaggtggagcacgaggtcaggagttcaagaccagcctggccaacacggtgaaaccctgtctctactaaaaatacaaaagttagccaggcatggtggtgtgcacttgtagtcccagctacttgggagggtgaggcagagaactgcttgaacccgggaggcggaggttgcagtgagccgagatcgcgccattgcactccagcctaggtggcagagcaagactatctcaaaaaaaaaaaaaaaaaaaaatccagagttcCTTTCCTGGCCATCTTTGGAAGGTAGACTCCTCTCTAGCTGGGAATTTCAGAGGTCTCGCTTGCTATCACACAGCCCACAAAGCAAGTGGGTAAGAGAGCCTGTTGCATGACTGAGCATAACGGAGTGACCGGATAACGGAGTGGTGGTCAAGGTGGGACAGCTCTGGCCAGCATGTCGCAGCCTGCCTGAGGAGCCCAAAGAGCTGCTCCCTTTCCTGAGATCTTGAGCCAAGGGTCCAGCCTACCACAGTGATTCCCACTCGaaagtttgttcattcatttatctgtcCACCCATCCCCCTgtccatctatctacctatccatcCCTCTCTCTGCCCAACCACCATCAATCTGTTCATCCATCATCCacctatccactcatccatctacccattatCCAGCCATCTGTCCACTCTCACATTCATACATCCGTCGTCCGTCCATCTACCCgctcattcatccatctacccatccatcatcTGTCCATCCAACTGTCATCTATccacctacccattcatccatccgcCCATCCAAACATCTGTCCACCCACCCGTTCATCTATtcacctatccattcatccatccacccacccaaacGTCTGTCCATCCAACCATCTTCTATCCACTCATCCAAACTTTTGCCTAACcgcccatcatccatccacctatccaaaCATCTGTGCTTTCAACCATGTATccacctacccattcatccatccacccaattTTCCATCCACCGATCCAAAAATCTGTCCATCTACCCCtcgtccatccatctgtccacccatgTAAACATCTATCCACTCATCACTCACCTGTGTAtccttccacccacccatcctTCTGTCCCTCTGTTCTTCCATCTAGCCTTCTATCCATTtccccttccatccatccatccatccatttatccatctgtcCTTGCATGTATGCATCTGTCCATCCAGGCAAGAGATGTTCTCCAACTGACTTGTACGTGCCAGGTCAGGGCCTTGGTGACACAGCAGGGGAACAAAGCCAACGCATTCCTGCCCAGTTCATAGACCAACAGAGAAGGCAgccaataaacaagtaaacagatTCACAAATGAATGGGATATGAAAGTGTAACGGGGCCGAGTAGAAAACAGAGTGGCATGATTTTAAATGTGATCAAAGAGAGGCTCTCTAAGGAGGCACCATCTGAGCTGGGATTTAAAGATGAAGAggtcaggccaggcgcggtggctcatgcctgtaatcccatactttgggaggctgaaacaggtggatcacctgaggtcaggagttcaagaccagcctggcccacatggtgaaacctcgtctccattaaaaatacaaaaataattggccgggcatggtggcatgtgcctgtaaccccagctacttgggaggctgaggcaggagaatcacttgaacctgggaggcagaagttgcagcgagtcgagatcttgtcactgcactccagactgggtgacaaagcgagactccgtctcggaaaaaaaaaaaaaaaaaccaaagatgaggaggtcaggccaggcacagtggctcatgcctgtaatcccaacactttgcgaggtcgaggcaggtggattgcctgagcccaggagttcaagaccagcctgggcaacatagcgagactctgtctctacaaaaaatttaaaaagcagtcaggtgtggtggcatgtatctgtagttctaactattcaggaggctgaggtgggagtccgactcgagcccaggagttcgaggctgcagggagctataatcacaccactgtactccagcctggaggacaaagcaagaccctatgtttgggaaaaacaaagaagagaaggtTGTGGGTTTGCACACAAGAAAGTGGGGCTAGGGGAGAGGCTTTCTAGATAAATACACAGCAGGTGCAAGGGCTCTGAGGCAGGACCGTGCCTGGCATGTCGGAGGAACAGCGAGGAGGCCCGTGTGGCTGGTACAGAGTGAGcgaggggggagagagggaggagaggagggcaggTAGGTGATGAGGGGCAGCACAGAGCCTGCAAGGCATGGGGGCCACAGGGAAGAATCTGGATTATTTcccccaacattttattttgagatgaagtctcactctgttgcccagtctggagtgcagtggcacgatctcagctcactgcaatctccaccttgcgcgttcaagcaattcttgtgcttcagcctcccaagtagctgggattacagtaccacagctggctaatttttgtatttttagtagagatggggtttcgttatgttggcctggctggtctcagactcctgacctcaagtgatctgcctgcctcagcctcccaaagtgctgggattacaggcaagagccaccacacccggccttcccCCAACATTTTATAACAAACATTTCAAACCTacggaaaagttgaaagaattttacagtGAATACCTGTATTCCCACCACTGCCTTCTGCCCTTTGCATTCCGTTCTATTTATTCCATCAcccatctgcctctgcctctgcctgtccATCCCTCTATCCACCCATCAGTCTATCTGGTTACTCCCGATGCATTTCAAAGTAGGCAGCTGACCTCAGGCCACATCACCCCTACGCATGTCAGCACACAGATCATTAACTAGCGTTCAATATTTGCTTATGGGTTTTTCCTTTCAAGGTAAAATTTACCCAAGTGAAATGCGGGCTTTtcgttttagacagggtctcactctgtgacccaggctggagtgcagagaccaTGGCTccctgaagccttgacctcctggactcaggtggtCTTTTCATGTCAACCCCCGCACAGCCaggaccataggcacacaccaccatgactggctcattttcagaatttttgtgTAAAGAGAAGGTctccgtatgttgcccaggctggtctcaaactcctggccaagcgatcctcccgccttggcctcctgaagtgttgggattacaggcatgagccactgcacctggcctgcacaCATCTTAAGGGTATAGTCACTGAGTTTGGACAAAACTATATACCTGGCTAATCCAATCTCCCATCACAAATATTCCCTCTAAAAACTTCCTTCACGCCTCTTCCCAGTCAACCTCCACCACTGTCCTGTCACCCAAAGGTAACATCCATTCCgttccaatttttgttttgttttcgtttgcttttttttgttgagacagggtctcactctgtggcccaggctggactagagtggtgcaatcatagcttactgcagacttgacctcctgggctcaagcgatcctccctgctcagcctcccaaattgctgggattataggcatgagccaccttgccctgccCCCCACTACCTTTTCTTTTGTCATCATAGCTTAGTTTTGTCAGTTCTTCATGACAACCTTGCCATGTTACGaaataaaaacaggctgggtgcggtggctcatgcctgtaatcccagcacttcaggaggccaaggtgggtggatcacttgagatcaggagtttgagaccagctggctagcatggtgaaaccccgtctctactaaaaatactcctgacctcaagtgatccacctgcctcagcttcccaaagtgctgggattacaggtgtgagccaccatgcccagccccttctttttttcgagagagagagagaaacagggtatttgtctgtcacccaggctggagtgtagtgactagATCTCAACTTACCACAACCTgcactgcctgccccagcctcctgagttgctgggactacaggcacatgccaccacactctgctaatttttttttttttgagacggagtctcgctctgttgcccaggctggagtgcagtggccggatctcagctcactgcaagctctgcctcccgggttcacgccattcttctgccttagcctcccgagtagctgggactacaggcgcctgccacctcgcctggctagttttttgtattttttagtagagacagggtttcaccatgttagccaggatggtctcgatctcctgacctcatgatccacccgcctcggcctcccaaagtgctgggattacaggcttgagccaccacgcccagtcattctgctaatttttgtattggtagagacagggtcttgctatgttgcctaggctggtcttgaactcctggcctcaagggatcctcctgccttgacctctcaaattCATGTTCTTCTGAGGGCTCCTATTCCATGCAAAACTTCTATTAAGTAAATCTGTATCCTTCTCTCCTGttagcctgttttgttttgttttgttttctgagacagagtctcactctgtcacccaggctggaacacagtggcacgatctcagctcactgcaacctcctcctcccaggttcaagggattcttctgcctcagcctcccaagtagctgggaggcaccagccaccatacctagctaatttttagtagagatggggtttcaccatgttggccaggctggtctagaacttctgacctcatgatttgcctgcctcggcctcccaaagtgctgggattacacgtgcgaGCCACCTTGCCGTGCCtggccctttatttatttatctatctatctatctatctatttatttatttaattttgagatggagccttgctctgtctcccaggctggagtgcaaggtataatcttagttcactgcaacatctgcctcctgggttgaagccatcctcccgtctcggcctccggagtacctgggactgcaggcctgcactaccacaccaggctaattttttgtatttgtagtagagacagagtttcaccatgttggccagactggtctcaaactcctgacctcaggcaatctgctcacctcggcctcccaaagtgctgggattacaggcgtgagccactgtgctcggccaaaaaaaccttttttattttaatttttcttttcttttttttaagtcttccATGCTCccccacaactttttttttttttttttttttttttttttttttttttttgaggcggagttttgctcttgttgcccgggctggagtgcaatggctcgatctcggctcacagcaaacttcacctcctatgttcaagtgattctcctgcctcagcctcctgagtagctgggattacaggggtgcgccgtcgtgcctggctaattttttgtatttttagtagagacggggcttctggatgttggtcaggctggtctcgagctcccgacctcaggtgattcacccgccttggcctccaaaagtgcagggaattacaggtgtgagccaccatgcctgctcccctcccctcttcccttttttttttttttttagagatgaggtccttctatgttgcccaggctggtctcaaactcctcaactgaagtgatcctcccgtcctAGCCTCCCAAAGCcgtgggatcacaggtgtgagccatggtgtccGCTGTTACCCACTCTTAAGGGGATTGTTTGAGACTAATGAGTCCTTTCTCTGCGGGTTACCATTTGCACCAATAGAACAAGACCAGGTTCAGTAAAGCAAGATAGAAACTTTATTCGTCAATCAATgaatggagaaagggaggaaCTCCCATTCAAAGTGCCTTCTGCCTGCAGGTGTGATGAGAGGGAGT
This window encodes:
- the LOC103247077 gene encoding LOW QUALITY PROTEIN: ceramide synthase 4 (The sequence of the model RefSeq protein was modified relative to this genomic sequence to represent the inferred CDS: inserted 1 base in 1 codon; substituted 1 base at 1 genomic stop codon) — encoded protein: MLSGFNEWFWQHRFWLPPNVTWAELEDRDGRVYPHPQDMLAAPPLALVLLAMRLAFERFIGLPLSRWLGVRDQTRRQVKPNATLEKHFLTEGHRPKEPQLSLLAARCSLTLRQTQXWFRRRRKQDRPQLTKKFCEASWRFLFYLSSFAGGLSVLYHESWLWAPVMCWENYPNQTLKPSLYWWYLLELAFYLSLLIRLPFDVKRKDFKEQVIHHFVVVILMTFSYSANXAAHRLSGAAVTRFRRLPAGGGPGPSQLLHPALPGAPRDEVPFLPTFLGNGAHPPGLLG